In one Argonema galeatum A003/A1 genomic region, the following are encoded:
- the csm5 gene encoding type III-A CRISPR-associated RAMP protein Csm5: protein MVASAEFALKKPGVYESKKILLTSPILHIGSAVSKLNPFEYVQTDKKVYLPNQEALAKALRQRGGRFLDDYILAIEEHQDIRRLLEQAFGSEWWKATDAEGDPIFPKRGISQKWTEEKITDLRPMIRNGMGQLYIPGSSIKGAIRTAIAYYLLKHEADYLVPKSVRVSEIELKLREKLKQGDIANSHKKKFLDDKLFMDDLFADFSLTYQGKEIPSKFKISPNTDFMRAIKVTDSKPLLEDKIINKRGKEVALNVPVLAEVIVSSRFSNYSAKYRASIYAEMVRNVQTEFTLSLDTEMLSWFHHRQGMKIPFQTIDDIIKICQEFAQEQWDAEHDYWQSIKNNQNAQGKNLDFTDIRAIYEAEKCPFSLRMGWGSGMNGTTIDLLLEEELKAEIRDAAGIAAPNFEAPKSRRTVVGSSGEIKYVPGWVKFK from the coding sequence ATGGTTGCCTCTGCTGAATTTGCTCTCAAAAAACCGGGAGTTTATGAGTCAAAAAAGATACTGCTAACCAGTCCTATTTTACATATTGGTTCAGCCGTATCTAAATTGAATCCGTTTGAATACGTGCAGACAGATAAAAAAGTTTATCTACCCAACCAGGAAGCATTGGCGAAAGCTTTACGGCAGCGGGGAGGGCGCTTTTTAGATGACTATATTTTGGCGATCGAAGAACATCAAGACATCAGGAGATTACTGGAACAAGCATTTGGATCGGAGTGGTGGAAGGCGACGGATGCAGAGGGCGATCCCATTTTTCCCAAGAGAGGAATTAGCCAAAAATGGACAGAGGAGAAAATTACAGATTTGCGCCCGATGATTCGTAATGGAATGGGACAATTGTATATACCTGGGTCGTCGATTAAAGGGGCAATTCGGACTGCGATCGCTTATTATCTTCTCAAACATGAAGCTGATTATCTAGTACCAAAATCGGTGAGAGTTAGCGAGATAGAGTTGAAATTGCGGGAAAAACTAAAGCAAGGGGATATAGCTAACAGTCACAAGAAGAAATTTCTAGACGATAAATTGTTTATGGATGATTTATTTGCTGACTTTTCCCTCACCTATCAAGGTAAGGAAATTCCCTCTAAGTTTAAAATTAGCCCTAATACCGATTTTATGCGAGCGATTAAAGTTACAGACTCCAAACCTTTGTTAGAAGACAAAATTATCAACAAACGCGGTAAGGAAGTTGCTCTAAATGTGCCTGTTCTGGCAGAAGTAATTGTATCTAGTAGATTTTCCAATTATTCAGCCAAATATCGGGCTTCTATTTATGCTGAGATGGTGCGTAACGTGCAAACTGAATTTACCCTTAGCTTGGATACAGAGATGCTGTCTTGGTTTCATCACCGACAAGGCATGAAAATTCCTTTTCAAACTATTGATGATATCATAAAAATATGTCAAGAATTTGCCCAAGAACAATGGGATGCAGAACATGATTATTGGCAGAGTATCAAAAACAATCAAAATGCTCAAGGCAAAAATTTAGATTTTACCGATATTCGTGCTATCTACGAAGCAGAAAAATGTCCCTTTAGCTTAAGAATGGGATGGGGTAGCGGGATGAATGGCACTACCATTGATTTGCTGCTGGAAGAAGAGTTGAAAGCGGAAATTCGCGATGCTGCTGGTATTGCTGCTCCGAATTTTGAAGCGCCAAAATCGAGGCGAACTGTTGTGGGATCGAGTGGCGAGATTAAATACGTGCCGGGATGGGTAAAATTTAAGTGA
- the cas6 gene encoding CRISPR system precrRNA processing endoribonuclease RAMP protein Cas6 — MLIRSTWTLSLSETTILPPAYNLELVKRLHEQLRLEIGSEAIPSISYSGILGYYSTSRDFLTFQPDEFYRLSLCGLQEVAGQAIASLNLSPSLEFLGAKFDVVNREDEITSYEELYTNLVANEPEPVRRFELQFKTPTTFAQNRVHLPLPVPSLMFRSWLERWNNFAPVYLGSDELIVYLNGAIALSHHKIHTTTFAIQKGYVSGFIGKVTLRVLPHTDPLLANVANLLVQYSQFAGTGAKTRLGMGQTDVKLEN; from the coding sequence ATGCTAATTCGTTCTACCTGGACTTTAAGCTTATCCGAGACAACAATTTTACCCCCCGCTTATAATTTGGAACTGGTGAAGCGGTTGCATGAACAGCTAAGGCTAGAAATAGGAAGCGAGGCGATTCCCTCTATTTCCTATTCAGGAATTCTGGGTTACTATTCCACTTCCAGAGACTTTTTGACTTTCCAGCCAGATGAGTTTTATCGATTATCTTTGTGTGGATTGCAGGAAGTTGCGGGTCAAGCGATCGCATCCCTCAATCTCTCTCCATCTCTGGAATTTCTCGGTGCCAAATTTGATGTCGTAAATCGTGAAGATGAAATCACTAGCTATGAGGAATTATACACAAATTTAGTGGCGAATGAACCAGAACCAGTCAGGCGTTTCGAGTTGCAATTCAAAACGCCAACAACCTTCGCTCAAAATCGCGTTCATTTGCCACTTCCTGTACCAAGTTTGATGTTTCGGAGTTGGTTGGAACGATGGAATAATTTTGCGCCTGTTTATTTGGGAAGCGATGAATTGATAGTGTATTTGAATGGTGCGATCGCACTTAGCCATCATAAGATTCACACTACTACTTTTGCAATTCAAAAGGGATATGTCAGCGGATTTATCGGCAAAGTAACGCTGAGAGTTTTGCCCCATACCGATCCATTATTGGCGAACGTGGCTAATTTGCTAGTACAATATTCTCAGTTTGCTGGTACTGGCGCGAAAACGCGATTGGGAATGGGGCAAACAGATGTTAAGTTGGAAAATTAA
- a CDS encoding putative CRISPR-associated protein has protein sequence MKSTLICTVGTSLFKPNLFNLPSAEKDYENWLSKQPEDDRQYLSYEFIKSLKAASDKLKAALDKKDCEAALDEKDFEHLAELLGRVPGTTRLCGAEINSITDLIQREYCTKNCTLFFCHSATPDGQHIAEILRRYYKQKGHHTEPQEIEHLQDAQPKLFRTKGLRNLAKKMSRIIYDKKAQFCAINATGGYKAQIAIGVLMGQALEVPVYYKHELFSEIIAFPPMPISLDFRLWLEKSELLTALERWEKIKGMVARQDLEQMVAWQDVDEEWDERMEALVERVDIDGKVYLEISPTGQIFHETFKGRFESVRSRVLPSPVLENEKRTPRLSNHGWGNARKPILDFLQKIVDECPYVRTCYGDYWNPTLPSPVLFRLRGEEIEGIFSNGTWTVKFIVETSANTPEQRAACVADMNRLTEN, from the coding sequence ATGAAAAGTACACTCATTTGCACTGTTGGTACAAGTCTTTTTAAGCCAAATCTGTTTAATCTTCCATCCGCTGAAAAAGATTACGAAAATTGGCTATCTAAACAACCAGAAGACGATCGGCAATATTTGTCATACGAATTCATCAAGAGCCTAAAAGCAGCTTCAGATAAACTAAAAGCAGCTTTAGATAAAAAGGACTGCGAGGCAGCTTTAGATGAAAAGGACTTTGAGCATTTAGCAGAACTCTTGGGTAGAGTTCCAGGGACAACAAGACTATGTGGTGCTGAGATTAACTCCATAACTGACTTAATTCAGCGTGAGTATTGTACAAAAAACTGTACTCTTTTCTTTTGCCACTCAGCAACACCGGACGGTCAGCATATTGCTGAGATTCTTCGACGTTACTACAAGCAGAAAGGACACCACACCGAGCCGCAGGAAATTGAGCATCTTCAGGACGCACAGCCTAAACTTTTTCGTACCAAAGGACTCCGTAATCTTGCCAAAAAGATGAGCCGGATTATTTACGACAAAAAAGCGCAATTTTGTGCTATTAACGCGACTGGTGGATATAAAGCGCAGATTGCCATCGGGGTGCTGATGGGTCAAGCACTAGAGGTTCCGGTTTACTACAAGCACGAGCTATTCAGTGAAATTATTGCTTTCCCACCCATGCCAATCAGTCTTGATTTCCGCCTATGGTTAGAGAAAAGTGAATTGCTTACTGCTCTTGAGCGTTGGGAGAAAATCAAGGGAATGGTTGCAAGGCAAGATTTAGAGCAAATGGTGGCATGGCAAGATGTAGACGAAGAATGGGATGAACGAATGGAAGCTTTAGTTGAGCGAGTAGACATTGATGGGAAGGTGTACCTCGAAATTTCACCCACTGGTCAAATTTTCCATGAGACTTTCAAGGGTAGATTCGAGTCGGTTCGTAGCCGAGTATTGCCTTCTCCTGTGCTAGAAAATGAGAAAAGAACACCTCGATTATCCAATCACGGCTGGGGAAATGCCCGGAAGCCTATTCTTGATTTTCTCCAGAAAATCGTCGATGAATGTCCCTATGTCCGCACTTGCTACGGAGATTACTGGAATCCAACATTGCCGTCCCCAGTGCTGTTTCGGTTGAGGGGAGAGGAAATAGAAGGCATATTCAGCAATGGTACATGGACAGTCAAATTCATTGTTGAGACATCAGCAAACACACCAGAACAGCGTGCGGCTTGCGTAGCTGACATGAATCGGCTTACTGAAAATTAG
- a CDS encoding Uma2 family endonuclease — MTVTKVKQLLTFEQFLELEVDEEGRYELVDGEIVRKLATRQHDNTADFLVRKFDREVENLNLNYRVSGRIMVRTLTPDGREQGRFPDVSVVDKALWDSNLSAYTAFVEPLQLAVEVISTNWEDDYIDKLDEYQRLGIAEYWIVDYLALGSRNYLGNPKVPTIFVYLLDENGVYQCTPYRGNDRIASRTFPELALTAEQVFAA, encoded by the coding sequence ATGACCGTAACTAAAGTCAAACAACTACTAACCTTTGAGCAATTTCTTGAGCTAGAGGTTGATGAAGAAGGTCGTTATGAACTTGTTGATGGAGAAATTGTGAGAAAATTAGCTACAAGACAACATGACAATACAGCAGATTTTCTTGTCAGAAAGTTTGATAGAGAGGTTGAAAATCTCAATCTTAATTACAGAGTTTCAGGTAGAATTATGGTGAGGACACTCACGCCAGATGGTAGAGAACAAGGTCGATTTCCTGATGTGAGTGTAGTAGACAAAGCGCTCTGGGACTCGAACCTTTCTGCTTATACTGCTTTTGTTGAACCTCTACAGTTAGCTGTGGAGGTCATATCTACTAATTGGGAGGATGACTATATCGATAAGCTGGATGAGTATCAACGGTTAGGAATTGCGGAATACTGGATTGTAGATTATTTGGCTTTAGGTAGTCGGAATTATTTGGGCAATCCCAAAGTACCAACAATTTTTGTCTACTTACTGGATGAAAATGGGGTTTATCAATGTACTCCATATCGAGGTAATGACAGAATTGCATCGCGGACTTTTCCAGAACTTGCGCTGACAGCAGAGCAAGTGTTTGCAGCATAG
- a CDS encoding pyridoxal phosphate-dependent aminotransferase has product MRKETLRMQAVQSPIIPVVAELIRHHPGTISLGQGVVYYGPPSSAMDRISQFLANPQNHKYQAVEGIPALQEAIKNKLLLENNIEIDDSRCIVVTAGGNMAFMNAILAITTPGNEVILQTPYYFNHEMAIAMASCQAVLVPTDENYQIIPDLIEKAITEKTRAIVTISPNNPTGAVYPKEALQKVTEICRQHGIYHISDEAYEYFTYNGVQHFSPGANAQSSEYTILLYSLSKAYGFASWRIGYMVIPEHLLLSVKKIQDTILICPPVISQYAALGALQAGVGYCKEKLSAIAVVREKCLKELDRIQDLCTIPKADGAFYFLLKVRTQLGAMELVERLIREHGVAVIPGTTFGMEDGCYLRVAYGALQEETAVEGIGRLVRGLQTILAAP; this is encoded by the coding sequence ATGAGAAAGGAAACTCTGAGAATGCAGGCGGTGCAATCGCCAATTATCCCGGTGGTGGCGGAACTAATTCGCCACCATCCGGGGACGATTTCTTTGGGACAAGGGGTAGTTTATTATGGGCCGCCGTCGTCAGCAATGGATCGGATTTCCCAATTTCTAGCCAATCCCCAAAATCACAAATACCAAGCGGTAGAGGGAATCCCAGCATTACAAGAAGCAATTAAGAACAAACTTTTACTCGAAAATAATATCGAAATTGATGATAGTCGCTGCATTGTGGTGACTGCTGGTGGAAATATGGCGTTTATGAATGCGATTCTGGCTATTACCACACCAGGGAATGAAGTTATTCTGCAAACGCCATATTATTTTAATCACGAAATGGCGATCGCAATGGCAAGTTGCCAAGCAGTACTTGTACCTACGGATGAGAATTATCAGATAATTCCAGATCTGATCGAAAAAGCCATCACCGAGAAAACGCGAGCCATCGTCACCATTTCACCCAACAACCCGACTGGCGCAGTCTATCCAAAAGAAGCATTGCAAAAAGTAACCGAAATTTGTCGCCAGCACGGTATCTACCATATTAGTGATGAAGCTTACGAATATTTTACCTACAATGGCGTACAGCACTTCTCGCCAGGAGCAAATGCACAAAGTTCTGAGTACACCATTTTGCTTTATTCTCTTTCCAAAGCTTACGGTTTTGCTAGCTGGCGCATTGGCTACATGGTAATCCCCGAACATCTGCTCCTTTCGGTTAAGAAAATTCAGGATACAATTCTGATTTGTCCGCCAGTTATCTCCCAGTATGCGGCTTTGGGAGCGTTGCAGGCAGGTGTAGGATATTGTAAAGAAAAGTTGAGCGCGATCGCAGTAGTGCGAGAAAAGTGCTTAAAAGAACTCGATCGCATCCAAGACTTATGTACTATTCCTAAAGCCGATGGCGCTTTCTATTTTCTACTCAAAGTCCGCACTCAGCTAGGCGCGATGGAGTTGGTAGAGCGGCTGATCCGCGAACATGGGGTAGCCGTAATTCCAGGGACTACCTTTGGTATGGAAGATGGGTGTTACCTGCGCGTTGCCTACGGTGCCTTACAAGAGGAGACGGCTGTAGAAGGCATTGGGCGACTGGTGCGGGGTTTGCAAACGATTTTGGCCGCACCTTGA
- a CDS encoding class I SAM-dependent methyltransferase yields the protein MNTEREFPNWEQLYQEKEVETMPWFNPEIDPDLDRALTKLNLQSGTALDIGTGPGTQAMALALLGFKVTGTDLSAAAVSKAEDKAKEKGLDIIWKQDDILNSKLEENFDIIFDRGCFHVLPPEQRQDYVLVVDRLIKPNGYLFLKCFSHKETREAGPYRFTQEEIKEIFSSKFNVCDVQETVYHGTLEQLPLALFCVLQK from the coding sequence ATGAATACAGAACGCGAATTTCCTAACTGGGAACAGTTGTACCAAGAAAAGGAAGTAGAAACCATGCCTTGGTTTAACCCGGAGATCGATCCAGACCTCGATCGGGCCTTAACCAAACTAAACTTACAGTCAGGAACCGCACTGGATATCGGCACTGGGCCAGGTACGCAGGCTATGGCATTGGCACTACTCGGCTTTAAAGTTACCGGCACCGATCTTTCAGCCGCAGCTGTGAGCAAAGCCGAAGATAAAGCCAAAGAAAAGGGTTTGGATATTATCTGGAAACAGGATGATATTCTCAACAGTAAGCTTGAGGAAAATTTTGATATTATATTCGATCGCGGCTGTTTTCATGTCTTGCCTCCAGAGCAAAGACAAGATTACGTTCTCGTTGTAGATAGATTGATTAAGCCTAATGGCTACCTTTTCCTTAAATGCTTTAGTCATAAGGAAACACGCGAGGCAGGGCCTTATCGATTTACACAAGAAGAAATAAAAGAAATTTTTAGCAGCAAATTCAACGTCTGCGATGTTCAAGAAACTGTATATCACGGTACGTTGGAGCAACTTCCACTAGCACTGTTCTGCGTTTTGCAAAAATAG
- a CDS encoding class I SAM-dependent methyltransferase encodes MGTKNHPNFFGRVTAIIFIILCGLILSACQTVEVVSAVYQDRAIHSPDGIGKVYMGREIAQVMGHQGAMWLERSSREKEEQPNLVVESLDLKPTDIVADIGAGTGYFSFRISPLVPEGKVLAVDIQPQMLDIINFLNKENSVTNVEPILATVTDPKLPQESIDLALMVDAYHEFSYPKEVMEGIVTALKPGGRVVLVEYRGENPFVMIKPLHKMTQNQVRKEMSAVGLVWVETKNILPQQHIMVFKK; translated from the coding sequence ATGGGTACAAAAAATCATCCTAACTTTTTTGGCCGAGTAACAGCCATTATCTTTATCATCCTCTGCGGGCTGATTCTCAGTGCCTGTCAGACCGTGGAAGTGGTGTCAGCTGTTTATCAAGATCGGGCCATACACAGCCCAGACGGCATTGGTAAAGTTTACATGGGCAGAGAGATAGCCCAAGTTATGGGACACCAGGGAGCGATGTGGCTGGAGCGATCGAGTCGCGAGAAAGAAGAACAACCAAACCTTGTGGTAGAATCCCTCGACTTGAAACCAACCGATATTGTAGCCGATATTGGAGCAGGTACAGGTTATTTCAGTTTTCGGATTAGTCCTTTAGTGCCAGAAGGGAAGGTTTTGGCTGTAGATATTCAACCCCAGATGCTTGACATTATTAACTTTTTGAATAAAGAGAACAGTGTTACTAATGTCGAACCTATTTTGGCAACCGTTACCGACCCCAAACTCCCCCAGGAAAGTATTGACCTAGCCTTAATGGTAGATGCTTATCACGAATTCAGCTATCCTAAAGAAGTGATGGAAGGAATAGTGACGGCGCTCAAACCGGGTGGACGGGTAGTTCTCGTTGAATACCGGGGTGAGAATCCATTTGTGATGATAAAACCGCTACATAAAATGACACAAAACCAAGTCCGCAAAGAAATGTCAGCGGTTGGTCTTGTCTGGGTTGAAACGAAAAATATTTTGCCTCAGCAGCATATAATGGTGTTCAAAAAGTAG
- a CDS encoding pentapeptide repeat-containing protein yields the protein MNDLDKYYKILELEPGATLEEVNQAYKDLAFIWHPDRIPKDNIRLQQKAQDKLKEINEARDRLRSFQPKPLTTAKQKQPQSPHQSHSQSPHQSHSQSPHQSHSQSPHQSHSQSPHQSHSQSPHQSHSQSPHQSHSQSQKQNADLSGKDMSQADLSEKDLSGRNLSRANLTGANLKDAFLHKTNLNGANLFKADLFRANLLQADLREANLREANLIGADLSGADLRGADLRGAKVGSSGRIFVKLVGANLAGTIMPDGTIHD from the coding sequence ATGAATGACTTGGATAAATATTACAAAATACTTGAACTGGAGCCGGGAGCAACTCTTGAAGAGGTTAACCAGGCTTACAAAGATTTGGCATTTATTTGGCATCCTGACCGCATTCCTAAAGATAATATCCGATTACAACAGAAAGCGCAAGATAAACTCAAAGAAATCAATGAAGCTCGCGATCGCTTGCGCTCTTTTCAACCAAAACCTCTAACTACAGCTAAACAAAAGCAACCTCAATCCCCGCATCAATCTCACTCACAATCCCCGCATCAATCTCACTCACAATCCCCGCATCAATCTCACTCACAATCTCCGCATCAATCTCACTCACAATCTCCGCATCAATCTCACTCGCAATCCCCACATCAATCTCACTCACAATCTCCGCATCAATCTCACTCTCAATCCCAGAAACAAAATGCAGATTTGAGTGGAAAAGACATGAGTCAGGCAGACTTAAGCGAAAAAGATTTATCTGGAAGAAACCTGAGCCGCGCTAACCTAACTGGTGCCAATCTCAAAGATGCCTTTCTGCACAAAACTAATCTTAATGGAGCCAACTTATTTAAAGCCGATTTGTTTAGAGCTAATCTGCTGCAAGCCGATCTTCGAGAAGCCAATTTACGCGAAGCTAATTTAATTGGAGCCGATTTGAGTGGAGCCGATTTGAGGGGAGCCGATTTGAGAGGAGCCAAAGTCGGGTCTAGCGGACGCATTTTTGTGAAACTGGTGGGAGCAAACTTAGCTGGGACAATTATGCCTGATGGCACAATTCATGATTAA
- a CDS encoding MBL fold metallo-hydrolase: MHLTWLDSNSWLIEIGGKRILLDPWLVGSLVFGNIDWLFKGSKGTERPIPENIDLILLSQGLEDHAHPPTLKQIDRTIPVVGSPNAGKVARELGYTQVTALAHGETFALNKSVQIKAIPGSPIGPTLIENGYLLKELETSLTLYYEPHGYHSPLLKEAAPVDVVITPIIDLALPLLGPIIKGTKSALEVAKLLQPQVLLPTAAGGDVTFEGLLMSLLRVVGSADELRSRLAENNLATRLIEPKPGERFELQLEPRALAL; encoded by the coding sequence ATGCACCTGACCTGGTTAGACAGCAATTCCTGGTTGATTGAAATCGGCGGGAAACGAATTCTCCTCGATCCTTGGCTGGTTGGTTCGTTAGTTTTCGGTAACATCGACTGGCTTTTCAAAGGCTCTAAGGGTACTGAACGCCCAATACCAGAGAATATTGACCTGATTCTGCTATCACAGGGTTTGGAAGATCACGCGCACCCACCGACGCTTAAACAGATCGATCGCACAATTCCCGTTGTCGGTTCTCCTAATGCTGGTAAAGTAGCGCGGGAGTTAGGTTACACCCAGGTAACGGCACTCGCTCACGGGGAGACATTCGCGTTGAATAAAAGCGTCCAAATCAAGGCAATTCCCGGCTCTCCCATTGGCCCCACATTGATTGAAAATGGTTATCTTCTCAAAGAGTTAGAAACTAGCTTAACTCTCTATTACGAACCGCACGGATATCATTCCCCTTTGCTGAAAGAAGCGGCACCTGTCGATGTGGTAATTACTCCGATCATTGACCTGGCGCTGCCTTTGCTTGGGCCGATTATCAAGGGTACTAAAAGTGCTTTAGAGGTGGCAAAATTGCTACAACCCCAAGTGTTGTTGCCCACAGCTGCTGGGGGAGATGTGACCTTTGAGGGATTGCTCATGTCTTTGCTTCGAGTTGTGGGAAGTGCAGATGAATTGCGGTCTAGGTTGGCTGAAAATAATCTCGCGACACGGCTGATCGAACCAAAACCTGGGGAGCGTTTTGAACTGCAATTAGAGCCGCGGGCATTAGCTTTGTAA
- a CDS encoding GNAT family N-acetyltransferase encodes MIIRPATPADVPAVLPMVAKICALHESWDSAKYGFLPNPELRYDRWLTKLATDDRSVFLVAQTEGTDNTVRLTSPPLSSREWGLEGLGLSYPNSIEATAPKPLPILIAFLIATVEREIPIYRLKEFAFIHDIWVEPEYRHAGIARQIVIQAVELFSKMEVKQIRLDTATPNEAARGLFSSCGFRLSTMEMLIELE; translated from the coding sequence ATGATAATCCGTCCGGCGACACCAGCCGATGTGCCCGCAGTCCTGCCAATGGTAGCCAAGATTTGTGCTTTACACGAATCTTGGGATTCTGCTAAGTATGGATTTTTACCAAACCCAGAGTTACGTTACGATCGCTGGTTGACCAAGTTAGCAACAGACGATCGCAGCGTATTCCTAGTAGCTCAAACTGAAGGAACTGACAATACTGTTCGGTTAACCTCTCCCCCATTATCTTCAAGGGAATGGGGGTTGGAGGGCTTAGGTTTGTCTTATCCGAACAGTATTGAAGCAACCGCGCCAAAACCGCTACCAATATTAATTGCATTTTTGATAGCAACAGTAGAGCGTGAAATACCCATCTATCGCCTCAAAGAATTTGCTTTTATCCACGACATTTGGGTGGAACCAGAATATCGCCATGCAGGAATTGCACGGCAGATAGTAATACAGGCTGTAGAACTTTTTAGCAAAATGGAAGTCAAACAAATTCGACTGGATACAGCTACCCCTAACGAGGCGGCAAGGGGGTTGTTTTCATCCTGCGGCTTTCGACTAAGCACTATGGAAATGCTAATTGAATTGGAATAA